Proteins encoded together in one Amphritea japonica ATCC BAA-1530 window:
- a CDS encoding TorF family putative porin: MKKIFTGLVASMALATTVQAAEVSGTVSFTNDYRFRGISQSAGDPAVQGSLDVAFDNGVYAGVWGSNVDFEDDAKLEIDYYVGYGNDINDGLSYDVSYAFYTYPGYSSDSEYGELALALYYGDLGLTFAYSDDFFNTGESAQYYSADYSFGVTEEVSLDLHAGYSTGDYWDGTTDINDFQDYSIGISGSAVGLDLSATYLFNSIESADEIDSGAFRNDNTLLLSVSRTF, encoded by the coding sequence ATGAAAAAGATTTTTACAGGTTTAGTTGCTTCTATGGCACTGGCCACAACCGTTCAAGCGGCAGAAGTATCCGGCACCGTATCATTCACTAATGACTACCGCTTCCGCGGCATCTCACAATCTGCGGGTGATCCAGCTGTCCAGGGAAGCCTTGATGTTGCTTTTGATAATGGAGTTTATGCTGGCGTCTGGGGTAGCAATGTTGATTTTGAAGATGATGCTAAACTAGAGATCGATTACTACGTTGGCTATGGTAACGATATCAATGATGGTTTGAGCTATGACGTTTCCTATGCGTTCTATACATACCCTGGCTACAGCTCTGACTCGGAATATGGCGAATTAGCACTAGCTCTGTACTATGGTGATCTTGGTTTAACCTTCGCTTACTCCGATGACTTCTTTAACACTGGAGAATCTGCTCAGTACTACAGTGCTGATTACAGCTTCGGGGTAACCGAGGAAGTTAGCCTTGATCTACATGCCGGTTACAGTACTGGCGACTATTGGGATGGCACCACTGACATCAATGATTTCCAGGACTACTCCATTGGTATCTCTGGCTCAGCTGTGGGTCTGGATCTTTCTGCAACCTATCTGTTTAACAGTATCGAAAGCGCTGACGAAATCGATTCTGGTGCATTCCGCAATGATAATACTTTACTGTTAAGCGTATCACGTACTTTCTAA
- the speB gene encoding agmatinase, with the protein MCDKQNTVANADLPIYGSLGMTFMEFPVVSDLTMSDAEVIVAGVPFDMATSGRSGARFGPQGVRQASSQLIWEGARWPWQFALDDHLIVADSGNVLFKHGEPQTMVDNLQAHISTILDSGKSSLTFGGDHFITLPVLRAYAKKHGPVALIHFDAHTDTYSGGTKYDHGTLFHHAVEEGLVDTEHSIQIGIRTAYDLDGHPFEVLDAAWVGDHGPGAILERIHARVGDKKTYVSFDIDGLDPSCAPGTGTPVAGGMTMDCALKVIRGLQGINLVGMDVVEVAPAYDHAEITSLAGATLALEYLYVMAANKMA; encoded by the coding sequence ATGTGTGATAAGCAAAATACTGTGGCTAATGCCGATCTTCCGATCTATGGCTCGTTAGGTATGACCTTTATGGAGTTTCCGGTGGTGAGCGATCTGACCATGTCTGATGCTGAGGTAATCGTGGCTGGAGTTCCTTTTGATATGGCGACATCGGGTCGTTCTGGTGCCCGCTTCGGGCCGCAGGGAGTACGTCAGGCCTCATCTCAACTGATCTGGGAGGGCGCGCGCTGGCCTTGGCAGTTTGCTTTGGATGATCATTTAATAGTGGCTGATTCTGGCAATGTGCTGTTTAAGCATGGAGAGCCGCAAACGATGGTGGATAATCTTCAGGCCCATATCAGTACTATTTTAGACTCGGGGAAGTCCTCCCTAACTTTTGGTGGTGATCACTTCATCACTTTGCCGGTGTTACGAGCGTATGCAAAGAAACATGGCCCTGTAGCGCTGATACATTTTGATGCTCACACCGACACCTATTCCGGTGGTACTAAGTATGATCACGGCACGCTGTTTCATCACGCTGTCGAAGAGGGGCTAGTCGATACCGAGCACTCTATTCAGATCGGTATTCGTACCGCTTATGATCTTGATGGCCATCCATTTGAAGTGTTGGATGCCGCCTGGGTTGGTGATCATGGGCCCGGGGCTATTCTTGAACGAATTCATGCGCGCGTTGGCGATAAAAAAACCTATGTGAGTTTTGATATCGATGGCCTCGATCCATCCTGTGCCCCTGGTACTGGAACCCCTGTCGCGGGTGGTATGACAATGGATTGTGCGTTGAAAGTGATCAGGGGATTACAAGGTATAAATCTCGTAGGAATGGATGTTGTGGAAGTGGCGCCTGCCTATGATCATGCCGAGATTACGTCGCTGGCCGGAGCAACGCTGGCATTGGAATACCTCTACGTAATGGCAGCCAATAAAATGGCTTAG
- a CDS encoding pyridoxamine 5'-phosphate oxidase family protein: MCEIRMTERTRVKRGRKIASYDREVVNNVIDESWVCNIGVSVEGEAMVQPSSHWRIGNEIYLHGSVKNGLFQTVMKGQTACITLCLLDGLVFSRSAYHHSVNFRSVVIYGKGRLVEDPEEKRAALDALIDKYSPGRSAEARPPNEKEMKVTAVFAFSIDEVSAKVRTGGPNEEPEDLELDVWAGVKPVTSVIGELIPD, from the coding sequence ATGTGTGAGATAAGGATGACGGAACGGACCCGGGTAAAAAGGGGTCGTAAAATAGCGAGCTATGATCGAGAGGTGGTCAACAACGTTATTGATGAGTCCTGGGTCTGTAATATTGGCGTCAGTGTGGAAGGTGAAGCAATGGTGCAGCCTAGCTCGCACTGGCGGATTGGCAATGAGATTTATCTGCATGGATCGGTAAAAAATGGCCTGTTTCAAACAGTGATGAAGGGGCAGACAGCCTGTATCACTTTGTGCCTTCTGGACGGTTTGGTGTTTTCCCGTTCTGCTTATCATCACTCGGTAAATTTTCGCTCAGTGGTTATTTATGGAAAGGGTCGGTTGGTTGAAGATCCAGAGGAAAAACGGGCTGCACTGGATGCGCTGATAGATAAATACAGTCCAGGTCGTTCAGCAGAAGCGCGTCCACCAAATGAGAAAGAGATGAAGGTGACAGCGGTTTTTGCTTTTTCAATCGATGAGGTGTCTGCCAAGGTTCGTACGGGCGGACCGAATGAAGAGCCGGAAGACTTGGAATTAGACGTATGGGCTGGCGTTAAACCGGTTACATCGGTTATTGGAGAGCTGATACCTGATTGA
- a CDS encoding LysE family translocator encodes MSVAILSIFIPTFFFVSITPGMCMTLALSLGMSIGVRRSLHMMWGELIGVGLVATAAAIGVAALMLQFPEAFIFLKLGGGAYLGWIGIQMWQSKGKLVMPEPGSETKQQGNFQLALNGFITAIANPKGWAFFVTLLPPFLDQNQPLAPQLSILIAMILILEFSCLLIYASGGKALRHLLLDRGNVKLMNRIAGSLMIGVGIWLAVG; translated from the coding sequence ATGTCAGTCGCAATTCTCTCTATTTTCATACCTACATTTTTCTTCGTCTCTATCACACCTGGCATGTGCATGACGCTGGCATTGAGTCTGGGTATGTCAATCGGCGTGCGACGCAGCCTGCATATGATGTGGGGTGAATTGATCGGAGTAGGCCTGGTTGCCACAGCCGCGGCCATTGGCGTCGCTGCACTCATGCTTCAGTTTCCTGAAGCCTTTATTTTTTTGAAGCTGGGCGGCGGTGCTTATCTGGGCTGGATAGGCATTCAGATGTGGCAGTCTAAAGGTAAGCTGGTGATGCCTGAGCCAGGATCAGAAACAAAGCAGCAGGGTAATTTTCAGTTAGCCCTGAACGGTTTCATTACCGCTATAGCCAACCCTAAAGGCTGGGCCTTCTTCGTCACCCTCCTGCCACCCTTTCTTGACCAGAACCAACCGCTAGCACCTCAGCTTTCAATACTCATAGCAATGATTTTAATATTGGAATTTAGCTGCCTGTTAATCTATGCCAGTGGAGGTAAAGCCCTGCGCCACCTGCTACTGGATCGTGGAAATGTAAAACTTATGAACAGAATTGCCGGTTCCCTTATGATAGGGGTCGGGATATGGTTAGCGGTTGGCTAA
- a CDS encoding LysR family transcriptional regulator: MKSLRQFDLNLLLLLEALLTECHVSRAAERMFLSQSAMSHALNRLRQQLDDPLLVRTGNGLKPTPRAEAILPDIRQAIGIIERSLKPLEPFDHADSRHCFTIACTDYFEAVTLPPLMQRLQQIAPGIRIEIEMISESGTTTRLETREIDLIVGLDSHQPVDPLLISRRWQQEPLACLAAIQNKQVKDAVSVIEYCQLKHVLFTDLAGVSSNQIDHWLESQQLKRRDIARTVNYMAGARIVAATDAIMTLPREMARLFTEMLPVRLIDPPKGVPQIEMITLHHPLYSNDPGLQWLLQQLHQ; encoded by the coding sequence ATGAAATCCCTGCGCCAGTTCGATCTGAATTTGTTACTTCTACTGGAAGCATTGCTGACCGAATGCCATGTCAGCCGCGCTGCAGAACGAATGTTTCTCAGCCAATCCGCCATGAGTCATGCCCTCAACCGTCTACGGCAACAACTGGACGACCCACTATTGGTGAGAACAGGTAACGGGCTGAAACCCACCCCAAGGGCTGAAGCAATCTTACCGGATATCCGACAGGCAATCGGCATCATCGAACGCAGTCTTAAGCCTCTTGAACCCTTCGATCACGCGGACTCAAGACACTGTTTTACAATCGCCTGCACCGATTACTTCGAAGCGGTCACCCTGCCCCCACTGATGCAACGACTACAGCAGATCGCCCCGGGCATTCGCATAGAGATAGAGATGATCAGTGAATCGGGCACCACAACACGCCTGGAAACCCGCGAAATAGATCTGATCGTAGGGCTAGACAGCCATCAGCCTGTTGACCCATTGCTTATCAGCCGCCGCTGGCAACAGGAACCTCTGGCCTGCCTGGCAGCCATCCAAAACAAACAGGTAAAAGACGCTGTCTCAGTCATAGAGTATTGCCAGCTCAAACACGTACTGTTTACTGATCTGGCAGGTGTAAGTTCAAACCAGATAGATCACTGGCTGGAATCTCAACAGCTAAAAAGAAGGGATATCGCGCGCACCGTGAACTATATGGCAGGCGCCCGGATAGTTGCTGCCACGGATGCCATCATGACGTTACCCCGAGAGATGGCCAGACTGTTTACAGAGATGTTGCCAGTAAGGCTGATTGACCCACCAAAAGGTGTTCCTCAAATAGAGATGATAACTTTGCACCATCCACTATATTCAAATGACCCAGGTTTACAGTGGCTGCTACAGCAACTCCATCAATAA
- a CDS encoding PLP-dependent aminotransferase family protein: MIKTSHKQQPQTECFTPFLQQDKTQSPRYRALFNYIQQQILCGNLAAESRLPSSRELAELLKLSRNTIKQVYEMLQAEGYIETRQGDGSYISAQLSLNRKTKQKNLNPDLKPIRVSDKSELLQQIRPLYHQSNQHLLLPASPALEQFPWPEWQRSVSHAGKQMKFSSGRHLMGEPQLRQEIVSYLNTTRGVHCDMEQVMICSGSQQGMQLAFSMLINPGDKVLVEDPGFPGIDGAISTAGGVKVSVPIDRQGFRTDIALTETQDARLAFITPSRNFPMGYTLSLERRLQLLQWARQRGCCIIEDDYDSEFRFDGPPLTSLQGLDGEHSVIYSGTFSRILHPAIRLGYLVLPPALVPSFNQMRGFLDGGLSSLPQLALADFMSRGLFASHLRRMRKLYKARRQYLLQQVAKRFNGSLVWEPCDGGMHGVFLLPPDTDDKAIVEQANAVGLGLRPLSYYYDEQPALSGLVIGFSGYNEEQIDTGLNRLQPIVDRHLQ, from the coding sequence TTGATCAAAACAAGTCATAAGCAGCAACCGCAAACTGAGTGTTTTACCCCATTTTTACAACAGGATAAAACTCAGTCTCCCCGATACCGGGCACTATTTAATTACATACAACAACAGATTCTATGCGGAAACCTGGCGGCAGAGAGCCGCTTACCTTCCAGCCGAGAGCTGGCAGAGCTACTGAAATTATCACGCAACACCATCAAGCAAGTTTATGAAATGCTGCAGGCAGAAGGCTATATCGAAACCCGGCAAGGTGATGGTAGCTATATCTCAGCACAGCTCTCCTTGAACAGGAAAACAAAACAGAAAAACCTTAACCCTGACCTTAAACCGATCAGAGTCTCAGACAAGAGCGAGTTACTGCAGCAAATTCGCCCTCTTTATCACCAAAGTAACCAGCACTTATTGCTCCCAGCAAGCCCGGCTCTGGAGCAATTCCCCTGGCCCGAGTGGCAACGTTCAGTCAGCCACGCCGGTAAACAGATGAAATTCAGTAGTGGACGACATTTGATGGGGGAACCACAACTGAGACAGGAAATTGTAAGCTACCTCAATACCACCCGGGGAGTGCACTGCGATATGGAACAGGTGATGATCTGTTCAGGCTCGCAACAGGGGATGCAACTGGCTTTTTCGATGCTAATCAACCCCGGAGACAAAGTGCTGGTCGAAGATCCTGGGTTTCCCGGTATCGACGGAGCTATCAGTACTGCTGGAGGAGTCAAAGTGTCGGTACCGATTGATCGACAAGGCTTTCGCACTGATATCGCACTGACAGAAACACAGGATGCCCGCCTCGCCTTTATCACCCCGTCACGTAACTTCCCAATGGGCTACACCCTGAGCCTTGAACGACGCCTGCAACTTCTTCAATGGGCCAGACAGCGTGGCTGTTGCATTATTGAAGATGACTACGACAGTGAGTTCCGTTTTGACGGGCCTCCGCTTACGTCGCTTCAGGGGCTGGACGGAGAGCACTCTGTTATCTACTCAGGTACTTTCTCCCGAATTCTTCACCCGGCAATCCGACTTGGCTATCTTGTACTCCCCCCAGCTTTAGTGCCCTCGTTCAACCAGATGCGCGGTTTTCTCGATGGGGGACTATCATCACTCCCCCAGCTGGCGTTGGCAGACTTTATGTCACGGGGTCTGTTTGCCAGTCACCTACGCCGAATGCGCAAACTCTACAAAGCCCGGCGCCAATATTTACTGCAACAGGTCGCAAAAAGATTTAATGGCAGCTTAGTATGGGAACCCTGCGATGGCGGTATGCACGGGGTCTTTTTACTCCCACCTGACACCGATGACAAAGCGATAGTAGAACAGGCGAATGCTGTCGGCTTAGGACTTCGACCGTTATCCTACTACTATGATGAGCAGCCAGCCCTCAGTGGTCTGGTTATCGGTTTTTCCGGATATAATGAGGAACAGATTGATACGGGACTCAATCGTCTGCAGCCGATTGTTGACAGGCATCTGCAATAA
- a CDS encoding HD-GYP domain-containing protein gives MSPTEKFTYQALESRTKALATALGFRDKSTLEHSDRVQTMATELAKAAGLSEDDISALRISSKFHDIGKIGIPDRILMKPGSLDKDDWKMMHQHPIIGEQIVLSTELDGASQTAHIIRHHHEHFDGGGYPDKISGEAIPVGARIISIVDSYDAMAYTRAYHEGRSHRDIINTIETESGTKHDPLLVKYFCRIIERSNSRVE, from the coding sequence ATGAGCCCGACCGAGAAATTCACTTATCAAGCTTTGGAAAGCCGCACCAAAGCATTAGCAACAGCGTTGGGCTTTAGAGATAAGTCAACGCTGGAGCATTCTGATCGGGTGCAAACCATGGCGACTGAGCTGGCTAAAGCAGCGGGGCTGTCTGAGGACGACATCAGCGCTCTGCGTATCAGTTCAAAATTTCACGACATTGGCAAAATTGGAATTCCTGATCGCATTCTCATGAAGCCTGGCTCACTCGACAAAGATGATTGGAAAATGATGCACCAGCACCCCATCATCGGTGAACAGATCGTATTATCAACTGAACTGGATGGGGCATCTCAAACCGCACATATCATCCGTCACCACCACGAGCATTTTGATGGCGGTGGTTACCCAGACAAAATTTCCGGAGAAGCTATTCCAGTTGGCGCACGTATCATCAGTATCGTCGATAGCTATGACGCGATGGCCTACACCCGTGCATACCATGAAGGACGAAGCCACCGGGATATTATCAATACAATCGAGACGGAATCAGGTACCAAGCACGACCCACTGCTGGTTAAGTACTTCTGCCGCATCATTGAGCGAAGCAATAGCCGGGTAGAATAA